The following nucleotide sequence is from Corynebacterium hindlerae.
CCTCGACGAGCTAGACCCCGAATCCACACTGTTCATCGTCGCCTCCAAGACCTTCACCACACAGGAAACGCTCGCCAACGCGCATGCCGCTAAGCGCTGGCTTCTCGACGCCTTCGACGGCGATCAAGCTGCCATTGCCAAGCACTTCGTCGCTGTATCCACCAACGCGGAGAAGGTGGCCGAGTTCGGCATCGATACCAAGAACATGTTCGGCTTCTGGGACTGGGTAGGTGGACGCTACTCCGTGGACTCCGCCATCGGCCTGTCCCTCATGGCCGTCATCGGCCCACTGGACTTCATGCGCTTCCTCGAAGGCTTCCACGCCATGGACCAGCACTTCCGCACCACCCCATTTGCCTCCAACGTGCCAGTGCTCATGGCCATGCTGGGCGTCTGGTACTCCGAGTTCTATGGTGCGGAAACCCACGCCGTACTGCCTTACTCCGAGGACCTGTCCCGCTTCCCTGCCTACCTGCAGCAGCTGACCATGGAATCCAACGGCAAGTCGGTGCGTCGTGATGGTACCGCGGTCTCCACCGGCACCGGTGAAATCTACTGGGGCGAGCCAGGCACCAACGGCCAGCATGCCTTCTTCCAGCTCATGCACCAGGGCACCCGCATTGTCCCAGCCGATTTCATCGGCTTCGCGCGTCCGAAGGAAGACCTGCCAACTGCCACCGGTGACGGATCCATGCACGACCTGCTGATGTCCAACTTCTTCGCTCAGACCAAGGTATTGGCCTTCGGCAAGACGGCTGCTGAGATCGCAGCGGAAGGAGTCCCCGCCGAACTGGTAAACCACAAGGTCATGCCAGGCAACCGCCCAACCACCACCATTTTGGCGGAAGAGCTCACCCCAGCTGTCCTCGGCGCACTGATCGCCCTGTACGAACACATCACCTTTGTCCAGGGCGTCATCTACGACGTGAATTCCTTTGACCAGTGGGGCGTGGAACTAGGCAAGAAGCAAGCCGGAGATCTACTCCCAGCCGTGACCGGTGCCGCTGAGGCCAACTCCGGAGATTCCTCCACCGACGAGCTGATCAGCTGGTACCGCGCACAGAAGTAACGCTTTTACTCATCCCGACTCTGCACCCCATACGGTTGCTGGGTCGGGTTTTTCTTGTCTGGCATGGTTGTGACGATGTTACTTTGACGATGACTCCAGGTTGTAGGTAATTTTCATTAACCCGACCTGTAAACATCGACAATTCATTATCATCAAACCGGAAATATCCCACCAGCCATACTCACCCAGTCAACGTTACGGGTCTTATCTTG
It contains:
- the pgi gene encoding glucose-6-phosphate isomerase; amino-acid sequence: MDITTTTQWNELATQFEAFKDSNLRELFDADPQRASKLTFDAAGLHVDLSKNLVDSTVIDRLVAVAEAADLKGRTEAMFTGEHINNTEDRAVLHTALRMPAEDSLEVDGQDVAADVHEVLGRMRDFARALRSGEWQGHTGHTIKTIVNIGIGGSDLGPAMAAKALRHYAVAGITAKFVSNVDPADMVATLDELDPESTLFIVASKTFTTQETLANAHAAKRWLLDAFDGDQAAIAKHFVAVSTNAEKVAEFGIDTKNMFGFWDWVGGRYSVDSAIGLSLMAVIGPLDFMRFLEGFHAMDQHFRTTPFASNVPVLMAMLGVWYSEFYGAETHAVLPYSEDLSRFPAYLQQLTMESNGKSVRRDGTAVSTGTGEIYWGEPGTNGQHAFFQLMHQGTRIVPADFIGFARPKEDLPTATGDGSMHDLLMSNFFAQTKVLAFGKTAAEIAAEGVPAELVNHKVMPGNRPTTTILAEELTPAVLGALIALYEHITFVQGVIYDVNSFDQWGVELGKKQAGDLLPAVTGAAEANSGDSSTDELISWYRAQK